The Lucilia cuprina isolate Lc7/37 chromosome 5, ASM2204524v1, whole genome shotgun sequence genome includes a window with the following:
- the LOC111687196 gene encoding uncharacterized protein LOC111687196: MFVSTNNLHKYYFPSKCRWSPDYFSNSTVYLQNNTVYADLNIIKIIQNGFKGHIEFQIRLEGSKIYQTLFDYTIDICSMVISFKDTLFKKWFRSFLKYGNFMQNCPVYSGRYYLNGWKLDSDLIPSYLYAGDYRVKGYGFYGKLESKHEDFVVAMDLEITTT; encoded by the exons atgtttgtttctaCTAACAATTTACACAAGTATTACTTCCCAAGCA AGTGTCGCTGGAGTCCCGATTACTTTTCCAACTCCACCGTCTATTTGCAAAATAATACCGTTTATGCTGatctaaatattataaaaatcatacaGAATGGTTTTAAAGGCCATATTGAGTTTCAGATACGCCTCGAAGGTTCTAAAATCTATCAGACCTTATTCGATTACACCATAGATATCTGCAGTATGGTGATATCGTTTAAGGATACTCTATTTAAGAAATGGTTTCGTAGTTTTCTGAAATATGGtaattttatgcaaaactgTCCAGTGTATAGTGGACGCTATTATTTAAATGGATGGAAATTGGATTCGGATTTGATACCCAGTTATTTATATGCGGGGGATTATCGGGTGAAAGGTTATGGTTTCTATGGAAAACTCGAAAGTAAGCATGAAGACTTTGTGGTGGCTATGGATCTGGAAATAACGACTACTTAA
- the LOC111687195 gene encoding uncharacterized protein LOC111687195 yields the protein MSHIKALETLICFVILINTFNFGKATRSCHFLNVKSHWSSKYFSNFSLLIQNNSLYANIDVVKPLNIGFKSHIDVQIRLTGSKSYQTLFSYNLDICNVVISFKKTIFKKWFHSLLKAGNFMQNCPVYRGHYYLDAWKLEQDLVPTYLYAGSYRLKSHTFYGKFKGKDEDFLVSVDLDVDLVNH from the exons ATGAGTCATATCAAGGCCCTAGAAACATTAATATGTTTCGTGATCCTCATAAATACCTTCAACTTTGGAAAAgcg ACCCGCTCCTGTCATTTCCTTAACGTTAAATCACACTGGAGTTCCaagtatttttcaaatttctcgCTGTTAATACAAAACAATAGTCTGTATGCCAATATTGATGTGGTTAAACCTTTAAATATTGGCTTTAAGTCCCACATAGATGTACAAATCCGTTTGACGGGCTCCAAGTCATATCAGACTTTATTCAGCTACAACTTGGATATATGCAATGTGGTGATTTCGTTTAAGAAGACTATTTTTAAGAAATGGTTTCATAGTCTTTTGAAAGCGGGCAACTTTATGCAAAATTGTCCCGTTTATAGAGGTCATTATTATTTGGATGCCTGGAAATTGGAACAGGATTTAGTGCCCACATATTTATATGCTGGCAGTTATCGTTTGAAAAGTCATACATTTTATggtaaatttaaaggaaaagatGAAGATTTTTTGGTGAGCGTAGATTTGGATGTTGATTTGGTTAatcattaa
- the LOC111687194 gene encoding uncharacterized protein LOC111687194 encodes MSTSNIIIALLAFFLFLQQSRIEARNIKFRSCSSNYNPKYFSNFSIYTLNDSLYSEVDLIRPLVTGLKANVDFQIRLENSKIYQTLFSYNIDVCTIVISYKDTLFKRWFKSLLKHSNFMQNCPIHEGHYYLNAWRMESSLIPTYLYPGDYRFKCYAYMGKLKNKDNFILELTTDAVIGEN; translated from the exons ATGTCCACTAGCAATATAATCATAGCATTATTAGCATTTTTCCTATTTCTTCAACAATCCAGAATTGAG GCCCGCAATATAAAATTCCGCAGTTGTAGCAGTAATTACAATCCCAAATACTTTAGCAACTTCAGCATATACACGCTTAACGATAGCCTTTACAGCGAGGTGGATCTTATAAGACCTTTGGTAACGGGTCTCAAAGCTAATGTAGACTTTCAAATACGTCTGGAGAACTCAAAGATATATCAAACTTTATTTAGTTATAATATTGATGTTTGCACTATTGTCATTTCTTACAAGGATACGTTGTTTAAACGTTGGTTCAAAAGTTTACTGAAACATAGTAATTTCATGCAAAATTGTCCCATTCATGAGGGTCACTATTATCTGAATGCTTGGCGCATGGAATCCTCTTTGATACCCACATATTTATATCCGGGCGATTATCGTTTTAAGTGTTATGCTTATATGGGTAAGTTGAAGAATAaggataattttattttggaattaacCACAGATGCGGTGATTGGGGAGAATTAA
- the LOC111687193 gene encoding uncharacterized protein LOC111687193 yields MKLFCHEPICDIQIFTKQRSLKFKFRKYEFRSVESSWSPHFFSNFTSQIINNSLHLDMNTIRIIETGYKAHVDFQIRLKGSKQYQTLFVYTLDVCNMVITIKNSIFKRWFRSFLKYGNFMQNCPVYSGHYYLNGWKLDSDMEPAYLYAGDYRVKGYAYFGKYKSKEEEFVMSLDLDVSLLT; encoded by the exons ATGAAGCTTTTCTGTCACGAACCAATTTGCGATA TCCAAATTTTTACTAAGCAAAGGTCTCTTAAATTTAAGTTTCGTAAATATGAATTTCGCTCTGTGGAAAGTAGCTGGAGTCCCCATTTCTTTTCTAACTTTACCTctcaaataataaacaattcccTTCATCTGGATATGAACACCATTAGAATCATAGAAACTGGCTATAAGGCCCACGTAGATTTTCAAATACGTTTGAAGGGATCGAAACAATATCAAACTCTATTTGTCTATACCTTAGATGTCTGCAATATGGTGATCACCATTAAGAATTCCATTTTTAAAAGATGGTTTCGTAGCTTCTTAAAATATggtaattttatgcaaaattgtcCTGTCTATAGTGGTCACTATTATCTGAATGGTTGGAAATTGGATTCGGATATGGAGCCGGCATATTTGTATGCCGGTGATTATCGTGTTAAGGGATATGCTTATTTTggtaaatataaaagtaaagaaGAGGAATTCGTCATGTCATTGGATTTGGATGTGAGTCTGTTAACGTAA
- the LOC111687192 gene encoding uncharacterized protein LOC111687192 isoform X2 — MWSRQKITILLIITTVLIRSNNGAKQKSPKVVYYISTKVDFNPEYLQDHYFTIAADRQTADIVLNIAKTFVYDPWAGITITFQNLKTKLSRVLFQYDINVCAILGKQGSQLNSFVSGWINNFWKYGDLPRSCPIKKGNYTWNNLRAEKLNIPNFISNGHYLININTYFRYGGSIDSIANLTIVVELK; from the exons ATGTGGTCAAGGCAAAAGATTACAATACTATTAATTATTACAACTGTATTAATTAGGAGTAATAATGGCGCCAAG CAAAAATCGCCCAAAGTTGTTTACTATATATCCACTAAAGTTGACTTTAATCCAGAATATTTGCAAGATCATTATTTTACAATAGCTGCAGATCGCCAGACGGCAGACATTGTGCTAAATATAGCCAAAACTTTTGTTTACGATCCTTGGGCTGGGATAACGATAACatttcaaaatcttaaaactaaacttaGTCGTGTATTGTTTCAATACGATATCAATGTTTGCGCGATATTGGGTAAACAAGGTTCACAACTGAATAGCTTTGTATCGGGTTGGATTAATAACTTTTGGAAATATGGTGATCTACCTAGAAGTTGTCCTATAAAGAAG GGTAATTATACCTGGAACAATTTACGAGCTGAAAAGTTaaatataccaaattttatatcgaatgGCCATTATCTTATTAATATAAACACCTATTTTCGATATGGTGGCAGCATAGATTCAATTGCTAATTTAACTATTGTGGTGGAATTGAAATAA
- the LOC111687192 gene encoding uncharacterized protein LOC111687192 isoform X1, which translates to MWSRQKITILLIITTVLIRSNNGAKQKSPKVVYYISTKVDFNPEYLQDHYFTIAADRQTADIVLNIAKTFVYDPWAGITITFQNLKTKLSRVLFQYDINVCAILGKQGSQLNSFVSGWINNFWKYGDLPRSCPIKKYFQGNYTWNNLRAEKLNIPNFISNGHYLININTYFRYGGSIDSIANLTIVVELK; encoded by the exons ATGTGGTCAAGGCAAAAGATTACAATACTATTAATTATTACAACTGTATTAATTAGGAGTAATAATGGCGCCAAG CAAAAATCGCCCAAAGTTGTTTACTATATATCCACTAAAGTTGACTTTAATCCAGAATATTTGCAAGATCATTATTTTACAATAGCTGCAGATCGCCAGACGGCAGACATTGTGCTAAATATAGCCAAAACTTTTGTTTACGATCCTTGGGCTGGGATAACGATAACatttcaaaatcttaaaactaaacttaGTCGTGTATTGTTTCAATACGATATCAATGTTTGCGCGATATTGGGTAAACAAGGTTCACAACTGAATAGCTTTGTATCGGGTTGGATTAATAACTTTTGGAAATATGGTGATCTACCTAGAAGTTGTCCTATAAAGAAG taTTTTCAGGGTAATTATACCTGGAACAATTTACGAGCTGAAAAGTTaaatataccaaattttatatcgaatgGCCATTATCTTATTAATATAAACACCTATTTTCGATATGGTGGCAGCATAGATTCAATTGCTAATTTAACTATTGTGGTGGAATTGAAATAA
- the LOC124420001 gene encoding uncharacterized protein LOC124420001, with product MSSGSKYSILIFLILTAELCNGSKQQKGPRLVYFVKSDLTFNPRYLQDHFIIIAPDRLTVNITLNFAVDFINDPWAEIMLGVKNRKDNNYRNLFKYDINVCTVLGKSGVNQLNKFALGWINNVWKYGNLPKSCPLKKDNYSFINLRPEKINIPNFIPLGRYRAVVYTYFREGVSKDYIANCTVYVDIK from the exons atgagTTCGGGAAGTAAATACTCAATACTAATCTTCCTAATATTAACTGCAGAGTTATGTAATGGATCTAAG CAACAAAAAGGTCCTCGTTTGGTGTATTTTGTTAAGAGTGATCTCACTTTTAATCCACGATATTTGCAAGATCATTTTATAATCATAGCTCCAGATCGTCTGACAGTAAATATTACTCTTAATTTTGCGGTGGATTTCATCAATGATCCCTGGGCTGAAATTATGTTGGGAGTTAAAAATCGCAAGGACAACAATTATcgcaatttgtttaaatacgaCATTAATGTTTGTACAGTTTTGGGAAAATCTGGTGTTAACCAGTTGAATAAATTCGCTCTCGGTTGGATCAATAATGTGTGGAAATATGGAAATTTACCAAAGAGTTGTCCGTTAAAGAAA GACAATTACAGCTTTATAAACCTGAGACCTGAAAAGATAAATATACCGAATTTTATACCTTTGGGACGATATCGCGCTgttgtttatacatattttcgtGAAGGTGTCTCTAAGGATTATATAGCTAATTGTACTGTGTATGtggatattaaataa